GCTTCGTGCATAATTTCATTTAACCGTGAAGATGAAACAATCCCAGCTTTACGTTCCTCATAAAATCTCTCTTCAAACAGGAACCTAGAATGAATATTCATGAAATTCATGACACTACGCTTTAATTTTTCATCTAGTAAAAACAACTTTTCTTCACCGGATTCTGCTTTTTCCATTGATGCATCCAATATGATCATTTCGGAAAATGTAGAGGCAGTTTCAGCAATACACATTGGGTATTGTCTATTTATACCGTTAATAGATTTCATTGCATGGTTATGAAACGCGTGACCTAGTTCATGTGCCAAAGTTAATACATTAGTGATTCTATTACCATAGGTCATAAATATTCTTGATTCACCAGAAATCGGGAAACTTGCACAAAATGCTGCCATTGATTTATTCGGGCGGTCTTCTGCCTCAATCCACTCAATATTAAATACCTGGCGGGAGAAATTTTCTAATTCAGTCCCAAACTGGCTAAAGTGCTCCAAAATAAAATTTACAGCTTCTTCATACTTTATTTTTTGGTTAGTGTTCTTTATGGGAGCCCAAAAGTTATACGACTTCATTTTTGTATGGCCATACATGTTGGCTTTTCGGTTTAAATATTTAATAAAAGGTTGTTTATTTTTACTTACCACTTTCCACATTGCACTCAGGGTTTCTTCATTTATACGATTTTCCATTAACGGCTCTTCAAGGATATTCTCCAATTTTCGTTTTTTGTACACCTGTAACCGGAAGCCTGCAATATGGTTTAGTATTTTTGCAAATTGTTCTTTTTTCTCTTCCCAAATCTCTTCTAAAGCATAATAAGATTCTTTAC
This window of the Sutcliffiella horikoshii genome carries:
- a CDS encoding M3 family oligoendopeptidase, whose translation is MLDTADLNPYKFILNEWRKKADMHLTDDEESLVSDLMVDGYHAWGQFYHSLIGSIKVNIQVDGERNELSVPQAINLRSHLNEEVRKESYYALEEIWEEKKEQFAKILNHIAGFRLQVYKKRKLENILEEPLMENRINEETLSAMWKVVSKNKQPFIKYLNRKANMYGHTKMKSYNFWAPIKNTNQKIKYEEAVNFILEHFSQFGTELENFSRQVFNIEWIEAEDRPNKSMAAFCASFPISGESRIFMTYGNRITNVLTLAHELGHAFHNHAMKSINGINRQYPMCIAETASTFSEMIILDASMEKAESGEEKLFLLDEKLKRSVMNFMNIHSRFLFEERFYEERKAGIVSSSRLNEIMHEAINEGYVGSFDNPSIHSWAWTPHYYITKSPFYNFPYTFGYIFSLCIYAKAKEKGKEFEKDYLALLRDSGSMSTEDLVIKHLGEDITSEAFWEKGIELCVRDVEEFITLTS